A region from the Brassica napus cultivar Da-Ae chromosome C8, Da-Ae, whole genome shotgun sequence genome encodes:
- the LOC125591492 gene encoding uncharacterized protein LOC125591492, protein GVKIHCTCKRLFLARVKKLQVGQWRFIENVSVTPAAGKYRPTSHAYKLTIINVIGQAIDIGDMQVVPVQGKETKKLELTLTDKRQVQITNAFDTSTLEINPPGFDVQDYIRLMPNNELALITDGREVVKPKGNKRQPDQWSIYPERTILDIIMATEIEKCIVTATVDAIDTDWAWYYFGCAKCHYKKVTDITNRDVVPVKHLWYCDTCHQSVTNVAPRFKIHLLLKDDTGETKVMLLDTVAEPILGVSAEVLLNGSLEEVEDPEDLPDQVTALIGKTFKFGVYVNKDNVDYGSHIFNVGKTWSADTIITRADDEDTGDTSTIVSSDRSSGQVSFVSIESEDNTCLSSTPLSKRKGSSNEIDDLSSTSKKQCSKIIKVEKNTVEK, encoded by the exons GGTGTTAAGATTCATTGTACCTGCAAGAGACTCTTCTTGGCTCGTGTTAAGAAACTTCAGGTGGGACAATGGAGGTTCATTGAGAATGTGTCCGTAACTCCTGCAGCTGGAAAGTACCGACCGACCAGTCATGCGTACAAGCTGACCATCATAA ATGTTATTGGTCAAGCAATAGATATTGGAGATATGCAGGTTGTGCCAGTTCAAggtaaagaaacaaagaagctGGAACTTACTTTGACTGATAAGA GACAAGTCCAGATAACAAATGCATTTGATACTTCAACCTTGGAGATAAATCCACCTGGATTTGATGTGCAAGATTATATCAGACT GATGCCAAATAATGAGCTTGCTCTCATTACTGATGGTCGTGAGGTTGTGAAACCCAAAGGAAACAAACGCCAACCAGATCAGTGGTCAATTTACCCAGAGAGAACGATTTTGGATATCATAATGGCGACTGAG ATTGAGAAATGCATTGTTACAGCAACAGTTGATGCAATAGACACAGATTGGGCATGGTATTATTTTGGTTGTGCTAAGTGCCACTATAAGAAGGTTACTGACATTACTAATAGGGATGTGGTGCCTGTGAAACATTTGTGGTATTGTGATACATGCCATCAGTCAGTCACCAATGTTGCACCTAG GTTCAAAATACACCTATTACTAAAGGATGACACTGGTGAAACTAAGGTGATGTTGCTTGATACTGTTGCTGAACCTATTTTGGGAGTAAGTGCTGAAGTACTCTTAAATGGTTCTCTAGAAGAG GTTGAGGATCCTGAAGACTTGCCTGACCAAGTTACTGCTCTGATTGGGAAAACTTTCAAATTTGGAGTCTATGTGAACAAAGATAATGTTGATTATGGATCCCATATATTTAATGTTGGGAAGACTTGGTCTGCTGATACAATAATAACTCGTGCGGACGATGAGGACACCGGAGATACATCGACCATAGTTTCCTCTGATCGTTCATCAGGACAG GTGTCTTTTGTCAGCATTGAATCTGAAGACAACACATGTTTATCTTCAACTCCACTGTCAAAACGAAAAGGAAGCAGTAATGAAATTGATGACCTTTCTTCTACTTCAAAGAAACAATGCTCTAAGATAATCAAGGTGGAAAAGAACACTGTGGAGAAGTGA